The Chitinophaga sp. H8 region TACAGCAGTAATCGTACTATCTCCCTCAACGGTAAAGGATGTTGCAGGCACCCCACCAAAAGACACGGCAGTGGTGCCGGTAAACAAAGCACCTTTTAGCGTCACCGTGGTACCGGTTTCGCATATGGTAGGGGAAAAGGAAATGATATAAGGTTGTGCGGTAACGGTATTCCGCAAGATGGATACAGCGTGTCTGGAGGCATTCGGGGCAACGAGATCAGGTTTTCCATCATTGTCTATGTCTCCGGGCGTTATACCGGAAAAGGGCCCCACTCCATTAAATTTAACAGCGGCCCCAATCTTGATAATGCCCATGTTATTCTCATCTAAAATGCTGATGTTTTTGAAGACAGTTGCTCCCTGATAATTGCCGGAAGCAGCAACGATATCGGGTTTCCCATCTCCATCTATATCACTTAACGCTACATGTGAAACATCCCCCAGCCTGAGTGTTTGCGTTGGTGCAAAGTAATCCTGCCCATTACTTACATTTTTAAATACAGTAATAGTTTTGGCTTCAGCATTTGCGACCACCATATCAGCGAGGCCACCTTCATCCAGGTTGCCCACCGCTACACTAACAGGCGAGGAGGTAGATACTTTTCTCAGGTTATCAAAAATGAACTTATCAATAGTGCTGATATTGCGCAGAATACCTATCGTATTGCCCTCGGTATCATAAAATATCAGATCTGGCTTTCCGGAACTGATAACGTCCTGAACCATGCCGCCATTGATCCTTTTGATATCAGGAAGAAGGATCTTTTCAACCGCTTCAAATACAAGCATGGCTGGTTCGCTAAAGCTTTTCAGCAGGATAAGCTCGTTGTTGAATTCAGTACCCTTGAACACAACGATATCGGGTTTGCCATCATTGTTAAGATCTCCTATCCCCAACAGCGCTCCTGCTACATCTATCTGTGCTGCAAAGGAGATATTGTTTCCAGCCGTAGTATTCCTGAAGATGGAAATCATTTGCTTATCGCTGTTGTTGACAATGAGGTCCAGTTTGCCATCTCCATCCAGGTCGTGTGCTATTATTTTATCTGCTCCGTTAACACCTAACTTGTAGCTGAAATTCTTCCCGAAGGATGGTTGTCCGGGTATGCTGGTATTATAAGCAACGAGGAAGCCGTGCTGACCGGTAGTGATCATCTCTGCTTTGCCATCTCCATCCAAATCTGCCAGCACCGTTTGCCGTGGATTTTGTAACGCAGTACCTTCCAGAAAAGACGTGCTGCCTGTTAGTGACTGTTGGTTGATAGTGCCTCCTCCGGAAAAGGCGGCAGAAAACATGTAATCGGAATAAGCCGTAAGATGGTTGCTGGTAACCGAAACAGGACTAAAAGTTGCGCCCACGGGTACGGTCACTGTTAGTTTAGTGCCCGTGGAAGCAGTGACAGTCCCTTTTACAGCACCAAAATATACGGTATTGGCGGCGGGGTCTGTGTTAAAATATACGCCTCCGATTAAAACACTATCCCCAACAGGGGTATTACGGAGTTTCACATAATTGATAACAGGTGCATTGTAATAAGTAAACCCCGGCAGATAACTATTAAAATTACCATTGCCGATTTTTACTTCTCCAGTAGCACCTTTGCCTACAATGGCAGTGATCAGTTCGCTGGAATGAACGGTGAAAGACAGGACAGGAACTTCGCCTATTCTTACGGCATGGGTACCGGTAAAACCGCTGCCTTTGATGGTGAGCCTGGTGCCATAAGTTCCGCTGGAAGGGAAGTAAGACTTGACTTCAGGGATTACCTGGAAGCCAGTGCTGGTAGCTTTTCCTCCTGCTGCGGTTACCTGAATGTTACCGGTATTCCCTGTACCTAATACTGCCGTGATCAACGTAGGGGATACTACCGTAAAAGAAGCTGCTGGCATACCTCCGAAACTAACGTCTTTTACTCCGTTGAAATTATTACCAGTGATGGTGATCACATCTCCAGGCCTGCCTCTGTCAGGACTATAGCTGGTGATGGCCGGTGGAGGCATAAAAGAAAAACCGGGTAAAAGCCCATATCTGTCATTGATGATAACGGTTATATCTCCGGAGGCACCATTGCCTACTACTGCCTGGAGGGTAGTGCCAGATACCTGTTTAAATGAAAGGGCAGGTACCCCTCCGAAGCTCACAGCTGTTATGTTGGAAAGATCTGTTCCTGTTATGGTCACGGTATCATACATGCCTGCTGTTGCAGGTGTAAAAGCAGAAAGGATGACCGGCGCGGGAAAGTCAATGTACTGCTCCACAGTATTGGTAACCCCACCATTAGTGACCACCAGTTTGATTGTATCCCGCAACTTTGACACCTCATGCTGATAAGAGGTATGAAAGGCAGTGCTGATAACAGTACCATTTTTATACCAGGTATAGCTGTAGGCTGGTTTTCCCAGATTGATCAGTTGCACTTCATGTGTTTGGAGTAACTGGCTTTTGTCTACTTTAAAAGCAGCAGCAGGAATAGTCGGCCCTCCGGCATTATTGCTGGCTTCCAGCAATCCATAATGCCCTCCGGCCCATAATTGCTGCTCACCCATTAATTGCAGATCAGTATGGGTGTAGCCCAGATAGGTAAAGTTTTTATCCCTTTGTACCCGCTCCCAGGTACTCCCTCCATCAGTCGTTTTTCCCATCGTAAAACTTTCACCTAATGCATAGCCAATATTATCATTGAGGAATTTTACTTTGAAGTATTGCAGGGTACCAGCCGACGGATCATTTTTCTGACGCCAGCTGGCTCCTCCATTAGAAGTGTAATACAACCGGTTCCCGCCATATTCCCTGCTAAGGATCCAGCCTTTACTATCAGTAAGAAAAAATGCATCGGTTATCTGTATCTCCTCTGGTAGCGGTACAAGCTGAAAAGTATGGCCATCTGTGGTCTTCACCAGCTTTGGTGAAGTAGCCGATTTATTATTGGCAAATACATGAGTATTATTACTCCCTGTCAGATTGGAAAAATACGCGTTATGATATTCCGCAGCTACAAACCAGCTGGCGCCTTTGTCCATAGTTTTAAGAATACGGTCTGCATCAATAGCATAACCTATTTCGTTATTCTCAGGAAATAACATATCGGTAATCCCCGTACGAATCTCGTCTGCCCGGTATTGTGAATGGAAAACCAGCTTGAAATTATTCCCCCCATTACTGGAATAAAGAATTGCCGGCACAAGCCCATAATTTCCGTATACTACAAGCTGGTTTTTATTGAAAGCTTTGATGCCTTGAACACCAAATCCAAAAGTAATATTTACTTCATATCCACCGAAATCAACATTACTTAAGGTAATCATCTTTTTGGTGAAGGTCTTGCCTCCATCTGTAGTATAACCAATCCATCTGTTAAAAGCTACATAGCCTTCTGTAGGAGTGTAGAAACATATTTTTGTCACAGCAGTCTCTTCATCGCTGTCCCGGTATATTTCCCGCATTTGTCCATGGGTAGTGATGCCCGTAAACAATAAACAGACCAGGAAAAACAAGCTACGAGGCACGCGGCTGCACGAAACAAGGCTCAAACAATGCTGAATAGCAAAATTCAGTGGATCTGACATGACGAACAATTTTGGTATAGGGTTATCGTGACGGGTATATAAGGTGGCGTACTACGTATAACCTGAATAGAGGCAAAAATACAATATGGCAGGCAGATCAGTACTATTTTTACCACAATATTCCCCGAAATTACCTTTCCGGCAGGAAGTATTATTATAACTCTTTCATTTTTATTAATTTGGCGGGTATCCTCCTGATCTTAATAGTGATACCATGACAGATAGAATTAGCTTTTCAGATCAATATGGCAGTATCCAATGGGAAGGAGATACCTGCCTGCTTATCTTTAAGCGGATACTGGGACATACAGTGGAAAAGGTATGGGCGGCTATTACTGAACCAGACAGGATTGCCGAATGGCTCAGCCCCAATCATCCCGAAAAAACAACTGCGATCGATCTTCGCCCTGGTGGAGCAGTACAGCTGCAATTTATGATGGCCCTGATCCCCGGACATATCTCTGCCCTGCAAAAAGGTCAGCTGCTGGAAATATCTTTTGAAGGGGGCAGCCTCATCCGCTGGGAACTGGAAAAAACCGGCTACCAGAGCTGTAATCTTACCTTCACGTCCAGCTTTACAGAACAACATCCTTTACCGGCTTTCCTGCGCGAAGTGATGGTAGGATGGCATGGATACCTGGATTTTCTGGCCATCATACTGGATGGTAATGCTATCCCGCCATTTAAAGTAACGGCCTGGCAAATGGTGGCGAAGGAGTTGTTCGATAAATACCAGTCCCGTAACCCTCTCCCGGAATAATGTATATTTGATCGTAAGCTAAATACCCCTGCTATGCGTTTAAGATTTTTCCTGATGGCCTGCACCTGCCTGTTGATAATGACGGCATATGCCTCTTCTGCAGATACTAGCGCACCTATCACCACCCAGGTACAGGTAAAAGGATTGGTGAAACATCCATTTGCCTGCACCCTGAAAAATGTACATCTCCTCAAACCGGAAACACATACTAACCTAAACATTGTAGGGGCCAAAGGTGAAATCAAAAAGGTGTTCCGTTCCTTTAAAGGGGTAAGTCTTAAAAATATACTGGACAGTGCTGGCGTGGATATGCCCAACCCTAAAGAAAAAGGCAAGTATTATATCACCATCAAAGCCAGCGATGGATATACCGTGCTATACAGCTGGAATGATATCTACAATAATCCCACCGGCGATCATGTATTCCTCGTTTTCTCCGTGAATGACCAGCCTGTACAAAAGGACGGGCAGTTTGTGATGGTATGTACGAATGATAAGATTACCGGCCCCCGCCATGTTAAATGGGTGGAAAGCATTGAAGTGGCAAAGTTGCCGTAAGTATTATCCCAACGCCTCTTTCACGATCGGCGCTACTTTGGT contains the following coding sequences:
- a CDS encoding FG-GAP-like repeat-containing protein, with product MSDPLNFAIQHCLSLVSCSRVPRSLFFLVCLLFTGITTHGQMREIYRDSDEETAVTKICFYTPTEGYVAFNRWIGYTTDGGKTFTKKMITLSNVDFGGYEVNITFGFGVQGIKAFNKNQLVVYGNYGLVPAILYSSNGGNNFKLVFHSQYRADEIRTGITDMLFPENNEIGYAIDADRILKTMDKGASWFVAAEYHNAYFSNLTGSNNTHVFANNKSATSPKLVKTTDGHTFQLVPLPEEIQITDAFFLTDSKGWILSREYGGNRLYYTSNGGASWRQKNDPSAGTLQYFKVKFLNDNIGYALGESFTMGKTTDGGSTWERVQRDKNFTYLGYTHTDLQLMGEQQLWAGGHYGLLEASNNAGGPTIPAAAFKVDKSQLLQTHEVQLINLGKPAYSYTWYKNGTVISTAFHTSYQHEVSKLRDTIKLVVTNGGVTNTVEQYIDFPAPVILSAFTPATAGMYDTVTITGTDLSNITAVSFGGVPALSFKQVSGTTLQAVVGNGASGDITVIINDRYGLLPGFSFMPPPAITSYSPDRGRPGDVITITGNNFNGVKDVSFGGMPAASFTVVSPTLITAVLGTGNTGNIQVTAAGGKATSTGFQVIPEVKSYFPSSGTYGTRLTIKGSGFTGTHAVRIGEVPVLSFTVHSSELITAIVGKGATGEVKIGNGNFNSYLPGFTYYNAPVINYVKLRNTPVGDSVLIGGVYFNTDPAANTVYFGAVKGTVTASTGTKLTVTVPVGATFSPVSVTSNHLTAYSDYMFSAAFSGGGTINQQSLTGSTSFLEGTALQNPRQTVLADLDGDGKAEMITTGQHGFLVAYNTSIPGQPSFGKNFSYKLGVNGADKIIAHDLDGDGKLDLIVNNSDKQMISIFRNTTAGNNISFAAQIDVAGALLGIGDLNNDGKPDIVVFKGTEFNNELILLKSFSEPAMLVFEAVEKILLPDIKRINGGMVQDVISSGKPDLIFYDTEGNTIGILRNISTIDKFIFDNLRKVSTSSPVSVAVGNLDEGGLADMVVANAEAKTITVFKNVSNGQDYFAPTQTLRLGDVSHVALSDIDGDGKPDIVAASGNYQGATVFKNISILDENNMGIIKIGAAVKFNGVGPFSGITPGDIDNDGKPDLVAPNASRHAVSILRNTVTAQPYIISFSPTICETGTTVTLKGALFTGTTAVSFGGVPATSFTVEGDSTITAVVGAGASGDVKVTNAYGSTALDGFSFGLPPVITAISPLSGPVGTTVTIKGKRFSPVATENIVSFGGVQAKVNAATANSLTVTVPVGSQYKPLTVTTHQLTTSSSDIFVTTYPNRDKKLTAGAFADKKEIPGSNSGDIADIDGDGKLDLITPLANELGVYRNTSVPGKVTFAEVIKIPVNAASGPALGDLNGDGKPDLVVLEVSNSSISILKNISSQGNIAFTLQATYTAIRRSDVPSRILIMDLDGDGKPDLITGNHRSPYLVLFRNNSTAGKISFEEGVFLNNPPDILSITCGDYNQDGKPDLALSQETMPVPIILQNNSTPGQLSFNTLAPAVTPESLWGPIATGDLDGDGKPDIVKGTHSSLSLFRNTSMADSIIFSAPKEPTHSNPSIDAVLGDLNGDGKPDIFTIDQVEAKAHLFLNNSSPGTISVQHDIQCPIPYPSKMGNIADMDGDGKPDLISYAEKYPTVIHRNMTGEFKAVSVCSETDTSFTTSVKGNKYQWQKYTGSVFEDLSDDQFITGTASAKLMFGKVPIQFNGILYRCMVDNVPSDSISLEVIPVTSPYLTVSADADNICPSSPVNFTASIQDGGTLLSYQWFIDDQPVGTNSPTYSIDTATQSHRIKLLVTSNLACSNPGTGSVMLNVLESPPPSVNITSSATVICDGYTVTFTAEPQNINSSYSFRWEVNGAEVANNNVSTFTRAFNPDDKIRVKMYTAASACWPAGMHTSEYITLQQGTTATIQATITAPASVCYEGYYELTFNSNNAPEGASVTLWESETNNPGTFSMVGTKQWLGAPMQFGLIVPRGASTRKHYFTVRPSEGNTCMLEGRSETVTISMEGAVPPIIALQSNKLVITNPNNSQGYSWQVEQPNGEYGYVVPAANGTSYAPGAPGYYRVKSVQGSCVSYSPPIAFVITGINSPDPNIPKIQTYPNPVRDVLTLEGLRISDKWETLDITGMDGSLQRTINIKGKTKVTIATGHLPQGMYMGVLRRNNAAPALIRFVKQ
- a CDS encoding SRPBCC domain-containing protein translates to MTDRISFSDQYGSIQWEGDTCLLIFKRILGHTVEKVWAAITEPDRIAEWLSPNHPEKTTAIDLRPGGAVQLQFMMALIPGHISALQKGQLLEISFEGGSLIRWELEKTGYQSCNLTFTSSFTEQHPLPAFLREVMVGWHGYLDFLAIILDGNAIPPFKVTAWQMVAKELFDKYQSRNPLPE
- a CDS encoding molybdopterin-dependent oxidoreductase — protein: MRLRFFLMACTCLLIMTAYASSADTSAPITTQVQVKGLVKHPFACTLKNVHLLKPETHTNLNIVGAKGEIKKVFRSFKGVSLKNILDSAGVDMPNPKEKGKYYITIKASDGYTVLYSWNDIYNNPTGDHVFLVFSVNDQPVQKDGQFVMVCTNDKITGPRHVKWVESIEVAKLP